The following are encoded together in the Desulfococcus multivorans genome:
- a CDS encoding CBS domain-containing protein, with product MEALTVRDLMVAAEKFPKISLQATLYEGLSALEAAQEKFLSGESEQRILLVEDEAGKVIGKFSPIDLLGGLETNYGRIDVENALNRFGLHYVWTSMQRDYNLWENPFKDLCRKAEGVRIKDFLKAPSKGQTATPDDPLNKCFHLFVMNRHDALFVMENHRIVGLLRFSDVYRKVSETMKACTR from the coding sequence ATGGAAGCATTGACAGTACGGGATCTGATGGTGGCCGCGGAAAAATTCCCAAAAATATCCTTGCAGGCAACCCTGTACGAGGGGCTTTCGGCCCTTGAAGCGGCCCAGGAAAAGTTTCTTTCCGGCGAGTCCGAGCAGAGAATCCTGCTGGTGGAAGACGAGGCAGGGAAGGTCATTGGAAAATTTTCTCCCATTGATCTTTTGGGCGGGTTGGAGACCAACTATGGGCGGATCGATGTGGAGAACGCCCTGAACCGTTTCGGGCTTCATTACGTGTGGACATCCATGCAACGGGATTATAATTTATGGGAAAACCCATTCAAGGATTTGTGCCGGAAAGCCGAAGGGGTCAGAATAAAGGACTTTCTCAAGGCGCCTTCCAAAGGGCAAACCGCGACTCCGGATGACCCCCTGAACAAATGCTTTCACCTCTTCGTCATGAATCGTCACGATGCGCTTTTTGTGATGGAGAACCACAGGATCGTTGGTCTCCTGCGGTTCTCGGATGTCTATCGGAAGGTTTCCGAAACCATGAAAGCATGCACTCGGTAA